The nucleotide sequence GCACAGAAATATCTCTTTAGATAGAGACTGATCATACATATGCAAACGACATTTTATACTATCTTTTTACAGAAGGGAATTTTATGCACGGCATGGTAATAGCAGGTACACATAGTGGTTGTGGCAAAACAACAGTAACACTTGGGCTGCTGTGTGCATTAAAGAAAAAAGGGCTAAAAATTCAATCGTTCAAGGTTGGACCTGATTTTATAGATACCGGTTTACATACATTTGTTACAGGCATACCATCACGGAATCTTGATCTCTGGATGTGCGGTGAGCAGGGTATCAAAGAATGTTTTTCTAAACATACTGCAGATGTTGATATTGCAGTAGTGGAAGGCGTTATGGGCATGTATGACGGGGATTTCAATACGGCAGATCTTGCAGTGCTTCTTAACCTGCCTGTTGTATTGGTTGTCGATGCTTATGGAATGGCCGAGAGCGCCGGTGCAATTGTAAGTGGGTTTGCAGAATATAGTAGAGTAAAGACCGTTGAATTGAAAAAAACTGCAATAGCAGGTGTAATATTTAATCGTGTATCATCTGAGATGCATTTCAACATGCTCAAACATGCTGTAAGGGATGTACCTGTTTTAGGTTATCTGCCAAAAAATGATGACTTTAAAATCCATGAGAGACACCTCGGGCTTATACCGGCACAGGAAAATCCCATTACACAGCAAAACATAGATAAACTTGGGGAGACTGTGCTGGAATATATTGATATAGATGGTATAATTCAAGCTTCTGTTGTAGGAGCCGGGTTATCCCGCCACTACTCAAGTCACAAGATTCACCAGATAAAAGACAGGGGGGTTGAATCTTTATTGCCGCAATTCGAATCTCCCAATGCAAGTATTGAACCTAAAATCCGTATTGCCCTTGCGTATGATAAGGCATTTTGTTTTTACTATGCAGACAATCTAGATCTTTTAAGAGATGCCGGTGCAGAGATTATAAGATTCAGTCCCATGGTTGACGAACAAGTACCCGATGCTGATGTCCTGTATATAGGAGGCGGTTATCCGGAGGTGCACGCACATACACTATCAGAAAACAAATCAATGTTTGAATCCATAAGAGCATGGGTAGATGCTGATAAACCTGTTTATGCAGAGTGCGGCGGGATGATGTACCTATCAAAGGGAATCTACGATTTTGACAATAGGTTTCACAGGATGGTTGATGTAATGCCATTCGAGACTAAAATGGAAAGATCAAGGTTGCACCTGGGTTATAGAGAAATAATCCTGAAAGAAGATTGTATACTTGGCAAAAAGGACGATAGATTAAAAGGACAAGAGTTTCATTATTCTGAACGCATAAACATCACGCCGGGCGTATTAATCAGTACCTGTTATAAACTGGAACCAAATCATACCGAGGAAGGCTATTGTGTAAAGTGCATACTCGCAAGCTATATACATGTACATTTTTACTCTAACCCGAACATTGCATTACAGTTTATAAACTTTATAAAGAGAAGGATATGATATGTTAAAAAGGTTTATAGTTCTTACATTGTTCATTATTGCAGTTGTATGGCATGCCATACAACTGCATGCACAGGTTGTTACAAACATAGCCATCACTGATGATGCGGGTCGAAAGGTATTTATACGTATCCCTGTAAAAAGGGTCGTTACACTTGCTCCGTCAAACACGGATATTGTTTCTGCACTTGGCATGACATCCACTATTGTCGGTGCAAGCAATACGGATGATAATCCCCTTCCCAAAGACGTGAAAAGGGTTGGATTTATAAATCCATCAGTAGAAGAAATTGTTTCTTTGAACCCGCAGTTGGTTGTGGGAATTTACGGGGAGAATATGATATGTAACAGGCTTGAGCATTTAAATATCCCTTGCATAATTCTATCACCCGATACCATTGATGGGGTAATGCACGATATAAGACTTGCCGGCAGAATCTTTTCAACAAATGCTGCTGCATCCGTTATTGTAAATCAAATGAAACAACAAATAGACTGGATAGTTTCAAAGTTAAGCAGTTGCAAAACAACACCTCTTGTGTATTTTGAGATTGACGCATCTGATCCATCAAGGCCGTTTTCAGCAGGCAGTGGTAGTTTGATAGATACCCTTATAACAATGGCGCACGCAAAAAACATTGCACATAATACAATAGATCAGTGGCCCCAACTTTCAACAGAATATATTATATCGAAAAATCCCGATATCATCATACTTGCAGATGGACTTAATATAAATGCATTAAAACGGAGGCCAGGATGGCCAGAGATAAAGGCAATAAGGGAAAAAAGGGTTTATCATGTTAATCAAAACATTGTCTCAAGGCCGGGACCTAACATTATAAAGGGATTTTTAGATATTGCGAAGATAATACATCCGGGGGTTTTTAAGTAAAATATAATATATGCAAATTCTGCATAGCGTGTAAATATTTACAAATATACATTCCTGTACATTTACTAACTTATTGAAATCATTAATATTTTTTTTGTTTAAGTTGGCATATTTCGTGCTTTATTTGTATGTAAAAGGGATATTCAGATGATAAGAATACTAATAATTGATCATGATACAGCATTTGTTGATAAGATGGTATATTTGCTTAAATCAAGCAATGATGATCTTGAGCTATCGGTTGCTTATAATATAGAAGATGCGTTATCTGCGTCTGAAAAACAGATATTTGATATTGTTGTTATTGATATCAGATTGCCTGAAATGAAGGAGCTTTCAATCATTGATATTATTAAGAAAAATTGCGATACAACAGCAGTTATTGCAACCTCATCTTGTGGAGCGACAAAAGATTGTATGGGAGTTGCTTTTAATCATGGTTCTATTTTCTATATTGAAAAACCATACAGTATGGAAAAGCTTGAGTATATGATTAATCTATCAAGTAAGAAAAGAAGGGCTACTCCAAATAAACCGGAACGATTTACAGCAAACAGTACTGATCTATTGCACTAATGTTCACTCATTATAAAACAATACAAAAGATGTAACGGAGCAGTGCGATCTCTTTAACAATTTTAACAGTATAAACGGTTTAAAACAAGCGGTCCATCCCCTGGAGGGGTACACCTTCCTCTTACAGGTTTCCATGTTTTTTTAGATGCACTATTTTAGTTAAATTTGTTTAATCTTGTTATATATAAAATCTGGTCTTATATTTAATGCTTTTATTACAGGGTAGCTTTCCCAGAATTCTATTATATTCACACACGCGTAATCTTGCTCTATCCTGAATAAATGTTCATAAGGTATACCTGTTAAATGGCACAGTATCACCCTGTTAACTCCGCCATGAGCAACAATAGCTATGTTACCAGAGCTATGCTGAGAAAGCACCTGATGCAGTACATTGATTACCCGTTCGCTAACCTCTTTTATGCTCTCCCCGCCAACAGGTCTATTCTTAAAAGGATTATTGGTCCATGCATTGAATGCCTCTGGATATTGCTGTTTAATACTATCAAATGTCATACCTTCCCACTTACCAAAGCTCATCTCCCTTAATTCTTTAAAAATAAAAGGCTTTATCCTGTAAGGTGCTGCAATAATCTCTGCACTATCAAATGCCCTTTTTAATGGAGATACATATATAGCATCCAGCAAAAGCCCTGATTCCATCTGCTGTTGTGTATCTTTTTCAGTATCAACAGATATCTTTGGCCGAAGAGTTTCTGGTTTATGTAACAATATCTTATTAAAAAATCTTGATACCACTTTTATCTGTTCAATACCATTTTTTGATAAAACAACGTCTATGCTGCCGGTATATTTCCGGAATTCGCTTCCTTCGATCTCTCCATGTCTTATCAAGTATAATGTTAATGGCATATAATATCTTTGTGTTGATCCGTTTACATATTTTTTATTTGCTGTCTGATTTAATGTTTATTGTTTTAAATCTTTTTATATAGACATCAAGTATTGTAATAGCAGATGGAGTAATCCCGGAGATTCTTGATGCCTGACCAAGTGTTAATGGCTTGAATTTATTCAACTTTTCTTTAACTTCTGCTGATAAGCCCGGAATAATACTAAAATTAAATTCCTCTGGTATTTTTATATC is from Deltaproteobacteria bacterium and encodes:
- a CDS encoding response regulator; amino-acid sequence: MIRILIIDHDTAFVDKMVYLLKSSNDDLELSVAYNIEDALSASEKQIFDIVVIDIRLPEMKELSIIDIIKKNCDTTAVIATSSCGATKDCMGVAFNHGSIFYIEKPYSMEKLEYMINLSSKKRRATPNKPERFTANSTDLLH
- a CDS encoding cobyrinate a,c-diamide synthase, which gives rise to MHGMVIAGTHSGCGKTTVTLGLLCALKKKGLKIQSFKVGPDFIDTGLHTFVTGIPSRNLDLWMCGEQGIKECFSKHTADVDIAVVEGVMGMYDGDFNTADLAVLLNLPVVLVVDAYGMAESAGAIVSGFAEYSRVKTVELKKTAIAGVIFNRVSSEMHFNMLKHAVRDVPVLGYLPKNDDFKIHERHLGLIPAQENPITQQNIDKLGETVLEYIDIDGIIQASVVGAGLSRHYSSHKIHQIKDRGVESLLPQFESPNASIEPKIRIALAYDKAFCFYYADNLDLLRDAGAEIIRFSPMVDEQVPDADVLYIGGGYPEVHAHTLSENKSMFESIRAWVDADKPVYAECGGMMYLSKGIYDFDNRFHRMVDVMPFETKMERSRLHLGYREIILKEDCILGKKDDRLKGQEFHYSERINITPGVLISTCYKLEPNHTEEGYCVKCILASYIHVHFYSNPNIALQFINFIKRRI
- a CDS encoding ABC transporter substrate-binding protein, with product MLKRFIVLTLFIIAVVWHAIQLHAQVVTNIAITDDAGRKVFIRIPVKRVVTLAPSNTDIVSALGMTSTIVGASNTDDNPLPKDVKRVGFINPSVEEIVSLNPQLVVGIYGENMICNRLEHLNIPCIILSPDTIDGVMHDIRLAGRIFSTNAAASVIVNQMKQQIDWIVSKLSSCKTTPLVYFEIDASDPSRPFSAGSGSLIDTLITMAHAKNIAHNTIDQWPQLSTEYIISKNPDIIILADGLNINALKRRPGWPEIKAIREKRVYHVNQNIVSRPGPNIIKGFLDIAKIIHPGVFK
- a CDS encoding histidine phosphatase family protein, whose translation is MPLTLYLIRHGEIEGSEFRKYTGSIDVVLSKNGIEQIKVVSRFFNKILLHKPETLRPKISVDTEKDTQQQMESGLLLDAIYVSPLKRAFDSAEIIAAPYRIKPFIFKELREMSFGKWEGMTFDSIKQQYPEAFNAWTNNPFKNRPVGGESIKEVSERVINVLHQVLSQHSSGNIAIVAHGGVNRVILCHLTGIPYEHLFRIEQDYACVNIIEFWESYPVIKALNIRPDFIYNKIKQI